The Iamia majanohamensis genome window below encodes:
- a CDS encoding alpha/beta fold hydrolase has product MTATVTLTHNRVALALHHLRDGSDPAVRPLLAVHGLGERTPEAAPAWLDPWPGPVWGLDLTGHGASDPSVGGGYTAEILLADVDTALRHLGPSTLVGRGLGAYVALLAAGARADLVRGAILLDGPGLAGGGPFPGSPMMLAGVRLPPGPPDPYALVELTRDVRPPDYAASFVHQAVHLSGLDTPLTVSTVVRPPWLAAVAGAPGVAEAPLAEALAAYA; this is encoded by the coding sequence GTGACCGCCACCGTGACCCTCACCCACAACCGGGTCGCCCTCGCCCTCCACCACCTCCGCGACGGCTCGGACCCCGCGGTCCGCCCGCTGCTCGCCGTCCACGGCCTGGGCGAGCGCACCCCGGAGGCCGCCCCGGCGTGGCTCGACCCGTGGCCCGGGCCGGTCTGGGGCCTCGACCTCACCGGCCACGGCGCCTCGGACCCCTCCGTCGGCGGCGGCTACACGGCCGAGATCCTCCTGGCCGACGTGGACACCGCCCTCCGCCACCTCGGGCCGTCGACCCTCGTGGGCCGGGGCCTGGGGGCCTACGTGGCCCTCCTCGCCGCCGGCGCCCGGGCCGACCTGGTGCGCGGCGCCATCCTCCTCGACGGCCCCGGCCTGGCCGGCGGGGGACCGTTCCCGGGCTCGCCCATGATGCTGGCCGGTGTCCGCCTCCCCCCGGGGCCGCCCGACCCCTACGCCCTGGTCGAGCTCACCCGCGACGTGCGCCCCCCGGACTACGCGGCCTCCTTCGTCCACCAGGCCGTGCACCTCTCTGGGCTCGACACCCCGCTCACGGTGAGCACCGTCGTGCGCCCGCCCTGGCTGGCCGCGGTGGCCGGTGCCCCCGGCGTGGCCGAGGCCCCCCTGGCCGAGGCCCTCGCCGCCTACGCCTGA
- a CDS encoding lipopolysaccharide biosynthesis protein, with protein MRSPVPKARLRRAQGHRNLLTGSAMLVVGAGIQALSGAVFWLIAAKLDTTADVGDAAKLFQSVLFVTYLAGLGLPISLARYAAGRDEESDVTFTWGVVATVSAGVVMGLAYVAALHSSATDVLTDWNPVLGPMLFAVIVAGAALSMIADVRCMTARRWNLVILRISLVGLARFPLLFLMRDGEHRGLWLFVFATAPLAASGIITAVVAPRLAGGRLRLGPRPSTARQAVRYSGVNYVSQLAYQAPYFALPVIVLTFVTSDAYASFNVAWGIVAVAFYVPIALGQALLAEGGRDGAHLRSQVKLAMVLALGLMTAGALFTWFGRDLVTTIYGPDYSEAARVLPAMVAAGIPWAVTSLLLSEVRILHRHAATVVITLGLTAAIVVPALILVPDDGIDGASVSWFIGNLVAAAIAIGATLVSRARVAAGAPVEDPSLSAPETAADAAEVGITLAEHSA; from the coding sequence GTGAGGAGCCCTGTCCCCAAGGCCCGCCTGCGTCGGGCGCAGGGCCATCGCAACCTCCTCACCGGCTCGGCGATGCTCGTCGTGGGCGCCGGCATCCAGGCCCTCTCGGGGGCGGTGTTCTGGCTCATCGCGGCCAAGCTCGACACCACCGCCGACGTCGGCGACGCGGCCAAGCTCTTCCAGTCGGTCCTGTTCGTGACCTACCTGGCCGGGCTCGGCCTCCCCATCTCGCTGGCCCGCTACGCGGCCGGGCGCGACGAGGAGAGCGACGTCACCTTCACCTGGGGGGTGGTGGCCACCGTCAGCGCCGGGGTGGTGATGGGGCTGGCCTACGTGGCGGCCCTGCACTCGTCGGCCACCGACGTCCTCACCGACTGGAACCCGGTGCTCGGGCCGATGCTGTTCGCCGTCATCGTGGCCGGCGCCGCCCTGTCGATGATCGCCGACGTGCGGTGCATGACCGCCCGGCGCTGGAACCTCGTCATCCTCCGCATCAGCCTCGTGGGCCTGGCCCGGTTCCCCCTGCTGTTCCTCATGCGCGACGGCGAGCACCGGGGCCTGTGGCTGTTCGTCTTCGCCACCGCCCCGCTGGCCGCCTCCGGCATCATCACCGCCGTGGTCGCCCCCCGCCTGGCCGGGGGCCGGCTCCGCCTCGGGCCCCGCCCGTCGACGGCCCGCCAGGCCGTGCGGTACTCCGGGGTCAACTACGTGTCCCAGCTGGCCTACCAGGCGCCCTACTTCGCCCTGCCGGTGATCGTGCTCACCTTCGTCACCTCCGACGCCTACGCCAGCTTCAACGTGGCGTGGGGCATCGTGGCGGTGGCCTTCTACGTGCCCATCGCCCTGGGCCAGGCCCTGCTCGCCGAGGGTGGGCGCGACGGGGCCCACCTCCGCTCGCAGGTGAAGCTGGCGATGGTGCTGGCCCTCGGGCTCATGACGGCGGGCGCGCTGTTCACCTGGTTCGGCCGCGACCTGGTCACCACCATCTACGGGCCCGACTACTCCGAGGCGGCCCGCGTGCTGCCGGCCATGGTGGCTGCCGGCATCCCCTGGGCCGTGACCTCGCTGCTGCTCTCCGAGGTGCGGATCCTGCACCGCCACGCCGCCACCGTGGTGATCACCCTCGGGCTGACCGCGGCGATCGTGGTGCCCGCCCTCATCCTGGTGCCCGACGACGGCATCGACGGGGCCAGCGTGTCGTGGTTCATCGGCAACCTGGTGGCCGCGGCCATCGCCATCGGGGCCACCCTGGTGAGCCGGGCCCGGGTGGCGGCCGGGGCGCCGGTGGAGGACCCGTCGCTCTCCGCCCCCGAGACCGCGGCCGACGCCGCCGAGGTGGGCATCACCCTGGCCGAGCACTCGGCCTGA
- a CDS encoding type II secretion system protein: MLKHIHASDRWTDKSVGQKGFTLIELLVVIAILGVLAAVVILGVGALQDRGEEEACETETQSIQAAVVAYMTDNGGSVPSKSQLATGNYIETEPADVATELANVSISTATGSEGEVTVTPDSNGRC, translated from the coding sequence GTGCTGAAGCACATCCATGCCAGCGATCGCTGGACCGACAAGTCCGTGGGTCAGAAGGGCTTCACGCTCATCGAGCTCCTCGTCGTCATCGCGATCCTCGGCGTGCTCGCTGCGGTGGTCATCCTGGGCGTCGGTGCGCTCCAGGACCGCGGCGAGGAGGAGGCCTGCGAGACCGAGACGCAGTCGATCCAGGCCGCCGTGGTGGCGTACATGACCGACAATGGCGGCTCTGTCCCCAGCAAGTCCCAGCTGGCGACCGGCAACTACATCGAGACCGAGCCCGCCGACGTGGCCACCGAGCTCGCCAACGTGAGCATCAGCACCGCAACGGGCTCGGAGGGCGAGGTCACCGTGACCCCGGACTCGAACGGGCGCTGCTAG
- a CDS encoding alpha/beta fold hydrolase, with protein sequence MTIAAPVPTAGRDRARLASEPGPEGVDHSYPGARRPDRHRWVDSHGLRLSTWEWGPADGPPVLFAHGGFDFAGTYDCLAPLLADEGWRVVAWDQRGHGDSDHAPLYSWEADLRDAAAVLASVTDGALPVLGHSKGGALALQLADACPHRVSRLVNLDGLPSARSWPDVPEHHRTRLRAEELEAWLDHRAAAGTKDRRPGTIEDLATRRGRMNPRLDPAWLRYVVPIGARRSDDGWRWKIDPSMRMGGFGPWRPEWSMWRLPSLGMPVLCVLGLELEVMGWGTLPEDVVPNLPPGGRYVGLDGAGHFLHIEQPRRIADLVLEHLS encoded by the coding sequence GTGACCATCGCGGCCCCCGTCCCCACCGCCGGCCGGGACCGGGCCCGCCTGGCCTCCGAGCCGGGGCCCGAGGGCGTCGACCACAGCTACCCGGGGGCCCGTCGCCCCGACCGCCACCGGTGGGTCGACAGCCACGGCCTGCGCCTCAGCACCTGGGAGTGGGGCCCGGCCGACGGGCCGCCGGTGCTGTTCGCCCACGGCGGGTTCGACTTCGCCGGCACCTACGACTGCCTGGCCCCCCTCCTCGCGGACGAGGGCTGGCGGGTCGTGGCCTGGGACCAGCGGGGCCACGGCGACTCCGACCACGCCCCCCTGTACTCGTGGGAGGCCGACCTGCGCGACGCCGCCGCGGTGCTGGCCTCGGTCACCGACGGCGCCCTCCCCGTCCTCGGCCACAGCAAGGGGGGCGCCCTCGCCCTCCAGCTGGCCGACGCCTGCCCCCACCGGGTCAGCCGCCTGGTCAACCTCGACGGCCTGCCCTCCGCCCGCAGCTGGCCCGACGTCCCCGAGCACCACCGCACCCGCCTGCGGGCCGAGGAGCTCGAGGCCTGGCTCGACCACCGCGCCGCGGCGGGCACCAAGGACCGGCGCCCCGGCACCATCGAGGACCTGGCCACCCGCCGGGGCCGCATGAACCCCCGCCTCGACCCGGCGTGGCTGCGCTACGTCGTGCCCATCGGGGCCCGCCGGTCCGACGACGGCTGGCGCTGGAAGATCGACCCCTCGATGCGCATGGGGGGCTTCGGCCCGTGGCGGCCGGAGTGGTCCATGTGGCGCCTCCCCAGCCTGGGCATGCCGGTGCTCTGCGTCCTCGGCCTGGAGCTGGAGGTCATGGGCTGGGGCACGCTGCCGGAGGACGTGGTGCCCAACCTGCCGCCCGGCGGCCGCTACGTCGGCCTCGACGGCGCCGGCCACTTCCTCCACATCGAGCAGCCCCGGCGCATCGCCGACCTGGTCCTGGAGCACCTGTCGTGA
- a CDS encoding PilT/PilU family type 4a pilus ATPase: MLASQGRRFVEALVARHVITKQTAQEVLGEAATSGEPVDALVRRHAELGDKDLAIGHAAASGLRFVDLEDAVVNPEALAAVPRELADAHGVLGLDVDGHRVTVAFPMPADGEVMHAVSEALSQAGYEVDAVAGERAEIASAAAQLTGGPGAGGAATIVSAPEKRLVALIERTLELGASDLHLAADEQPFVRILGELVRMPESERLGAAEVRDMAMSIINGRQRARFEERRELDLAYAIPGRLRLRVNLYVQKGAVGMALRLIPFEVVPFDHIGMPPVVASLADLPRGLVLVTGPTGSGKSTTLASVIDLVNQRRQAHVVTIEDPIEFVHTSKTALVNQREVGDDTDGFNVALTQALRQDPDVVLVGEMRDLETVSTAITAAETGHLVFATLHTQDSSQTVDRIVDVFPPEQQAQVRTQLAATLQGIVAQQLLPTTDGRRRVPACEILLATPALRALIRDGKVHQIPNTITSGRKLGMQTLDESLADLVRSGAVDPHEAVKRARDPQGLSTSLGLGLVPTG, translated from the coding sequence ATGCTCGCCAGCCAGGGCCGCCGGTTCGTGGAGGCGCTCGTCGCCCGCCACGTCATCACCAAGCAGACGGCGCAGGAGGTGCTGGGCGAGGCCGCCACCTCCGGTGAGCCCGTCGACGCCCTCGTCCGACGCCACGCCGAGCTGGGCGACAAGGACCTGGCCATCGGCCACGCCGCCGCCTCGGGCCTGCGCTTCGTCGACCTCGAGGACGCGGTGGTCAACCCCGAGGCCCTGGCCGCCGTGCCCCGGGAGCTGGCCGACGCCCACGGTGTGCTCGGCCTCGACGTCGACGGCCACCGGGTCACCGTCGCCTTCCCCATGCCGGCCGACGGCGAGGTGATGCACGCCGTCAGCGAGGCCCTCTCCCAGGCGGGCTACGAGGTCGACGCCGTCGCCGGCGAGCGGGCCGAGATCGCCAGCGCCGCCGCCCAGCTCACCGGCGGTCCGGGCGCCGGTGGCGCCGCCACCATCGTGTCCGCCCCCGAGAAGCGGCTCGTCGCCCTCATCGAGCGCACCCTCGAGCTGGGGGCGTCCGACCTGCACCTCGCGGCCGACGAGCAGCCCTTCGTCCGCATCCTCGGCGAGCTGGTGCGCATGCCCGAGAGCGAGCGCCTGGGCGCGGCCGAGGTGCGCGACATGGCCATGTCGATCATCAACGGCCGCCAGCGGGCCCGCTTCGAGGAGCGGCGCGAGCTCGACCTGGCCTACGCCATCCCCGGCCGCCTGCGCCTCCGGGTCAACCTCTACGTGCAGAAGGGGGCGGTGGGAATGGCCCTCCGGCTCATCCCCTTCGAGGTGGTCCCCTTCGACCACATCGGCATGCCACCGGTGGTGGCCTCCCTCGCCGACCTGCCCCGCGGCCTCGTCCTCGTCACCGGGCCCACCGGGTCGGGCAAGTCCACCACCCTGGCGTCGGTCATCGACCTGGTGAACCAGCGGCGCCAGGCCCACGTCGTCACCATCGAGGACCCCATCGAGTTCGTCCACACGTCGAAGACCGCCCTGGTCAACCAGCGCGAGGTCGGCGACGACACCGACGGCTTCAACGTCGCCCTCACCCAGGCCCTGCGCCAGGACCCCGACGTCGTGCTGGTGGGCGAGATGCGCGACCTGGAGACGGTGAGCACCGCCATCACCGCGGCCGAGACCGGCCACCTCGTCTTCGCCACCCTGCACACCCAGGACTCGAGCCAGACCGTCGACCGCATCGTCGACGTGTTCCCGCCCGAGCAGCAGGCCCAGGTCCGCACCCAGCTGGCCGCCACCCTCCAGGGCATCGTGGCCCAGCAGCTGCTGCCCACCACCGACGGTCGCCGTCGGGTGCCCGCCTGCGAGATCCTGCTCGCCACGCCGGCGCTGCGGGCCCTCATCCGCGACGGCAAGGTGCACCAGATCCCCAACACCATCACCTCCGGTCGCAAGCTGGGCATGCAGACCCTCGACGAGTCCCTCGCCGACCTCGTGCGCTCGGGGGCGGTCGACCCCCACGAGGCCGTCAAGCGGGCCCGCGACCCCCAGGGCCTGTCCACCTCGCTCGGCCTCGGCCTCGTCCCCACCGGCTGA